A region of the Cricetulus griseus strain 17A/GY chromosome 7, alternate assembly CriGri-PICRH-1.0, whole genome shotgun sequence genome:
aggctgaggcagactGCTTGAGCCCAGCTtaggtaaaacaaaacacaacacagccTCACTCAGCTCCATGGCTCTTCCAAAGAATTTATTGATCATATTTACATGAATTGCAAACAGTGAGGAGGCAGCAGGGGCCACATCTCAGACTGCTTCTCTCCTCTAAATGGGGACTCAAGAGATGCCAGGATCTTCCCTTCTCCTGGGAGGGACCTGAGATGCAGAGATGATTCCTGTTGCCCCTTCTCCCCAGGGGTGCTGGCCCCAAGGGCTGCCTCCCTGGCTCAAGGCACAAACACTGTGGTTAGGGGCaccaaggcaaggcatggattcaTTTCTGGACCAGCTGGGGCCATGTAACCTCTTCTCTGGCCCTGCttcccctttcccccctttttctgGTCCCACACTGGGAAGACCTGGCAGAGTGGATACTGAAACCCCAGACAAAGCCCTTAAACTCCTGGGTCATGGCCAGCCCTCCTTAGGATGGAGTCCAGGTACCATCAGTACCCTGGGTAGGAGTAGTTTCCTATCCTTGGTAGACAGAGCTGGGGAGAAGTTGGCTAGAAGAAACTGGCTGAGCAAGACCCATCTCCCTTCATTTCCTGGAGCTTCCCTGTCCTTGTGATTCCAGAAGGTGGAGTTGGGGAACAATGGGGATCATGGTGCTTTTCCCTGTTCCCCTTCTTGCTGGTTAAAACAACATCTCCCGAGTTTCAGGAATGAAGCCACTTCATGGCCTTGGAGATTCAGGAGCTGTGTGATCCCAGATGGCAGGCCATGTGGGCACCCAGGGCCTGGGGCTTGCATAAAGGGAGCTGCTGAGAGATCAAGAAGATCAGGGGTGTCATCTCACCTCTGCCTTTAGCCAACTCCTGCCTGGACCTATGCCAGGAGGCGGATGATGCCATTGTCTGAGCCCAGCAGGAGGTGGCGTTTCGTGGGCAGCAAGGCCAGGCTAGTGAGTGTGCCACGGAAGTTCTCGGAGCTGAGCTTCGTGGTGGCCTGAGAGGGTGGTTCAAGCAGGGAACAGATAccaatcttgttggctacagtgCCAGTGATCACCTCGCTGCCATACAGGTCGAAGGTGTGGATGGGATCGGACGCTGACTTGTAGTGGTGTGTGGGCTTCTGCTCCAGCTCCTTCCACACAGTCAAGGAATGGTCGGAAGACGAGCTGACTAGCATGCTGCCCTCTATGGCCTGTAGAGTGGAGGGGGCAGACAGCTTCAGTAGGGGCCTAGGGATCCCATCTACCCACCAAATTCCACGACCATCTCAGAGtgtctttaatttcagtactcactcactcactcactcaggcCAAcccctgtgaattcaaggtcagcctggtctacacagcctgTGTCTGGGAGATATacaataagaccttgtctccaaaagaaaaattaaatatattcttattaaTGTTAACTATCACTGGCTGGGCAAGATGGTTGCCATGAATCAAACAAGACCATAAATCCAACACtctgaaaacaaatgaagctagcctggtctacatagtaagctccaagCCACCTAGGGGTTCAAAGTCAGACTTtgtctttgtttgctttggtttggtttttcaagacagggtttttctgtgtggccttggctgtcgtagaactcactctgtagaccagccttgcctcaaactcagagatcccaagtgctgcagatcttgtcttaaaaacacaaatgaaacatatcaaccaaaaaagaaaaaaaccaaaaaacctgtaACCATTACTTTCATTTAACAGTAGACTCTactccaggatagccaacacTATATAGaaaacccccccacccccaacacacacacacacacacacacacacacaccacacaaaaaatatatatggggctggcaagatggctcaaaagTTGAGTACTTCCTAACTCTTGCAAAccacctaggttcaattcccagcgcccacatgatggctcccaactatctgtaactccagttccaggggatctgacactcacTTCTGACTTCTGCTAGCACTGGCATAAAgtagtgcacatacacacacctataagccaagcggtggtggtggcacacacctttaatctcagtactcaggaggcagaagcaggaagatctctgagttcgaggctagcctgggctacaaagaaagttccaggacagccacagctacacaaagaaaaccagtcacacacaacaaaaacaacaacaacaaaaaacctaaaaacaaaaaaaccaacccccccccaaaaaaccactTCTATATATAAAATGGCTAGGCATGAtggtatacaactttaatcccagcatttaggaggcaaaagcagggggatctctctgatttcaaggccagcttactctatatagtgagttccaaggcaatATAGAGAAatactgcctcaaaataaataaatgtgagtcttttaaaaattaaaagaagccagggggtggtggcgcacatctttaatcccagaactcgagaggcagaggcaggcagatctctatgagttcgaggccagcctggtcttcaaagagagttccaggacagcctccaaacctacagagaaaccctgtctcggggagaaaaaaaatttaaagaaaaaaattccaactGTTCAGGCATTGTGTTACACACGCCTGTGTCACCACATCTAACCTCCCTAAAAACCTGCAGAGTACATGTTGCCACTGTcctcttttaacatttatttttattcgtgtgtgtgtgtgtgtgtgtgtgtgtgtgtgtgtgtgtgtgtgtgtgtgtgtgtgtgtgtgtgtgtaccacatgagggcagatacccacagaggccataGGGTGTTGAACCCCTGGCGCTGGAGTCACAGGTAGGTTCGGAGCTGCTGGATGCttatgctgagaaccaaactgggATCTTCTGAAAGCATCAGGCACCATTCTCCCTTTACAAAAGAACCGGGATTGATACAGGATGACCCCACAGCCATGCTGACACTTTCTGACAATGTTGGAATTTAGGGCCCCCTGGGGCTCTGGACAGAGCTGAGGGCAGCCTACATTCTCCAGTAGCATGGCCTTAGCCTCCGAACATGCTGGGGAGGAGAGTTCCAGCTGCTGGGAGAAATCTTCCCACAAGCTGCCCTCCCTGGACTTCCTGAGCATTCCCGGAGGCCTGTGATTGAATACAGAAGGCAGGAGCATGATGCCCATGCCTGGGCCTGAACCTGCCCCCATCAAGACAGCCCAGCAGGGGGCATGGACTCTGCTCAGTGGTCTCCAGGCAGTAAACAGCCTCCAGGCTTAGCTTTATTTAACCTGAACTGGGTCACGGACAGGGCGTGACCCCTGATCCTCCAAGCAAGACAAATATGGACAAGGGTTACTCATTATAACATCCCCACGGAGCAGCAGGGTCAGTTCTAGCCTTGGTTCCCTGCCCTACAAGAGCCACCTTCCCTGCCCATCAGATGTCCCTGAGTAGGTATAAGAGATACCGGCACAATCCTGTCCTCACTCAGGCCAGGCTCTAAGCAGAGGTGAAAGGAGGGACCTAAGGCAGTCACCTTGATCTGTAGAATGTCTCCTTCATGGGCTGGCCAGCCTCGTAGAACCAGGCCTGTGCGGGTGTCCAACAGCACCATGAAGCCCGAGGAGAAGCCAGCCACAACACTACGGCCACTGGGGCTGACTGCCAGGGAGCGAACAAGCCCAGGGTTTAGCCCTCCACCTAGTCGGAACTCATGCTGTAGGCAGAGGGAGATTGTGCTCAAGTGCCAGCCACCACCATCCCCTACCCTACTTCCATCCATCCCACTCAAGCCCACAAAGCCAGGAGACCTGACCCTCCCATTCCATGCATGGAAGGGAAAGTTCCCGGACTCCAGTCCATCATAGAGCCCCACCCATAGAGCTTCCTATCACAGTGTTCCTGCAGGAGTCCTCTGACAGGCTCCTAGAGACCCCCAGCTAGGGCACAGGGAACTGCACACCTCCTGACCTGCAAGCCAGGCTTCCTGCAGTCCACAAAGCGCAAGGTGGAGTCAGAGCTAGCCATGGTGATGCTGGTGTGGGGGGCAGGCATGACAGCTACAGCGGTCAGGGGCACCCGGCTGTCTGAAGGATCCACAGTGCGAAGGGTCTTCCCTGAAAAAGGACACAGTACATTTGGGGGTCTAGTGAGTATCCAAGAGCCCTGGCTACTTTAAGTCCTGACTCACCCCATGCCTGCATGCCATTCTCACGTAACCCACAGAATTTCAGGGCTTTctcatcttcctgtttccataGCCAAGCCAGGGTCCCACACCCAAAGTACTCTCCTCTCTTCATACAGCATGCTCTAAGCAGCTGGACCACCTGTCTGCCCTGATGCTACtccattcccttccctctccattccctAGTTCTCTTTGCAGTGACGGCAAGTAATGCTGTATGAGCCCTACATGCAGAATCTCCGGACCAGTGTTTTTGATTCACACAGGTGAAAAGTAGATGCTTCCTGCTGCAGAGCAGCTTGCTGCTAAGTTGGGGGAgcggattcaaactcaggtcccagtTCCTAATCCCTAATTGTTCCCACCTTGAGCAATCTTCCCCCTCGAAATATACTATTATGTATTTCCCACTAGGGTCCTATTCCCAGCGGCCTGGCAAAGGCACAGTAAAGCAGCCACAGAACAGGCCTCACCTGGGCCCGCTCACCTGTGAAGGGGTCCCAGACGTGCACAGCCCCATCACAGCTCACCACATACTGAGGGGCCTCAAGTTGGCCCACGTAGAAGACACTCTTTCGGTGCTGGGCATAGATGAGGCGGGGGGCTGTCTCACTGGTCCCATCCCCATAGTTGTATAGTGGCCAGAGGCGTACAGTACGATCCTTGCTGCCACTCAGAAAGAAGTCCTCGCTGCTCAGGGCAGCCACACATTTGACAGCTCCTGTGTGGCCCAGAAAGCTCTGCAGGCGGAtctggtggaagtggaagtggGCATCCTGCTGGCTCACACCAATCTCATATTGCCAGTATGCCAGCCAGTTCCCGCTCAGCCCATGGGCACTCCGGGGCAGCTCCCGCTTCAGGGCATTGTCTTCACTCCTGCTGCTGAGACCCCCACCACCCACTCCAGAGATGGGGCCCAGCAGTCCAGGACTCTCAGGCTGAGACTCAGGGATCTGGATGCGATTTCCAACCAGGACACTCCCAAAGGTCCCTGAGTGTCCATCATCCTGGAGACAGCTCCCACTCTGAGGGTCCCAATCAGGGCCGGCACTAGGCACAGTGGGCTCCATGCTGGCTGGGTTTCGAGCGCTTGGGCTGATGCTTTCCAGATACAACCCTGCCAGCTCCCCGACTAGCTCATGGTTGGGGATGATCTTCTGGATGATGTCACCTGCATGGGAATGGGAAAGGTCCCAAGATCAGGGAAGATGACAGGCAGCTGTTACCACCTAAGGCTTCAGGTACTGACTGGGCTACTCTGTGCAATTAAGTCCCCATCTTTGAGTCTTGgtttcctccccccaaaaagcaGCTTTATTGATACACAGACATGAGTGCTGTCTCTATAGAGACATACATATGTGCCAGGCACCATACTGGCAACAGACACAGAATGATGATTAATACAGATGTGTCCTGCCACTTGGAGCTTAGGATTCCATAGGAGCATAACACACCCAACTGCAAGGGGCATCCTATTCAGAATGAAACCCAGTATAACGCCCATCCCATAAGGGAGGCCACAAAAATGGCAGGCCGTCAATTCCTTTGCAGATAGCTTCTGGAGACCATCATATTCCCGTATGTCCCCGACTTGTACAGCTGACTTCTGAGCCTTTTGTGCCAGAAAATATTCAGATTCTCTTCTGTGTCACTGTCCTGcttaggttttggttttgttttgttgtcaatttgacaccagctacatcatttgggaagaggaacctaCAATTGGAAAAAAATCCCCTCTCCAGACTAGCCtgtgggaacattttcttgattaacaattaATGGAGGACCcaactcactgtgggtggtgccacccctgggtcaggtggtcctgagttgtttcgtttcttttttaaagatttacttatttattatgtatacagtgttctgtctgcattttttcctgcaggccagaagagggcactggatctcattacagatggttgtgagccaccatgtagttgctgggaattgaactcaggacctctggaagaacagtcagtgctcttaaacacttagccatctctccagccccctgagttctataagaaagcaagctgagctgggcagtggtggcacacacctttaatcccagcacttgggaggcagaggcaggtagatctctgtgagttcaaggctagcctactctacagagtgagtttcatgatagccagaactattacacaaagaaaccctgcctcaaaaaaaaaaaaaaaaaaaaaaaagcaggctgagtaagtcaCAAGGAACAATTCAGAGTtcttccatgacttctgcttcagcaCCTGCCtcgagtttctgccctgacttccctcagtgacagcaTGTGACCtaagagttgtaagatgaaataaaccctttcctccccaggttgcttttggttgtgatgTTCTATCATGATGttcaacagaaaccctaactagggtAATCACCATGGAAACTGGGGTCTGGGGTCAAATGTGTTTGCTATGATTCTAAAAGCACTGTGCTTAAAATCTACTGTAAACTGGGGGTGGaggagcatgcctgtaatctcagcacacaggaggcagatgcagaggcagggggagggtaTCTATTAGGCTAACCAGAACTACACAGTAAGGTTTcatctctaaaaaataaaaacaagagctagagatggctcatcaggcaGAGGGACCTGTTGCCAAGACTCAGCACCTTACTTCATAACCAATGgtgtaaggagagaaccaactcccagcATGGTTCTctcacttccacacacatgccagaGTATGCATGCACCTAAACTCACACAggcagtaatttttttaaagaaaatgaagaactcTGAGTGGTGCCACATGCCTAAAATGCCAGCAGTAGACAGGTGTAAGCATAGGGGTCAGCTTGGGctaaatgagacaaaaaaaaaaaaaaaaaaaaagaacccactgCTGACTCTGGAAGTGAAAGCATTGGGGCCCACCCCAGGGAAGAGATGTAGTCACCAACGCTGTGCAAAGGAACGTGATGGGCAATACCCAACAGGCAGGAGAAGGGTACGTAGATTGTGTACGCCATTTCCAGGGTGAACACCTTCTGCAGCTCTTCCAGCACGGTGGGGTCCACTGGCCGTCGATGCCCATCAGAGAAGGTGGCCTCTGGCAGTTGGCCCTCAGGACAGCCCTTAGGATCCAGTTGCAGATCCTGCAGGCAGGAAGCCAGGGGAGTCAGCAAATCCACAGCCCTAGGCCGGGTCTGCCCAGCCCATATACTCTGCCTACCTGCTGCCCTAGCTCATGCAGATGAGAGAAGACTTGAAAGAAGGCGGCCACAGGCTCACTCAGgtgctgctgaaccatctcctgtCCGATTCGCAAGCAGATGAGGGCGATGAGACTAACGGTCTTCACACACAGGACGGTCCGGGCCTGGGCCCCACTTGGGAACCTGGAAACAGAGctcatgagctcacagagatcagcctgcctctgcttcctgaatgctgggactaaaggagtgcgccaccactgcccaactggaCCCATGACTCTTAACACCCAGGCCAGTATTATCTCCTTTCCCCTGAGCTTTCCAGCCCCTCCTGGGGGTCCCTCAACCGGGTGGCTCTCCCATGAAGCAGGGGCCTACCCTGTGACAAGAGAGGTGAGGAAGCTGAGCACAGGCAGCAAGACCTCATGGCTGATGCGGGGCAGGATGTCCATGAGGGTGGTGTCTGAGAGGTACACGATGATCTTCTGAGTCAGCGTCACGGCCGCCAGCAGCCCTGCCTCCTTGCGGCTGTTCAGTCGGCTGGGGCTTGAGTTGCTCCCTGGGGCCACCTGGAACCATAGAATGGATGAGGACCAGGCCACCCCTAGACCTCCTGGAACCCAGCGATTGGGGACCAGTCCTTGGGTCCTTAGCCTCCCCACCCCAGGCCTGCTGAACCAGCAACTGACCAGGTAACTGATGTAGGGCAGGTACTGGTAGGTGAGAACAGGCTCTCCATATAGGTGGGCAATGTGCAGGAGGCAGCTGAGCACAGGCCCTGACACTATGTCCCCGAGCACTGGCCTCTTCTGGTAGATGTTGCCGGCACTCAGCGGGGGGCTCTCATCACTGCTGACTGTGAACTGCTGCCGAGTGGGCCCTGCCAAGGAAAGGCTTTGAGAAGCTagtggaggacaggagggaaggcAGCCTTCTAAGACTGTGGGGCAGCTTCTATTCATTCTAGATTGGGATCTTCCCTTTTCCCAATCCACGGAAAAAAGAAGCTTACAGGCTGAGACCCGGGAAGTAGAAAGAGTCCCCTGGAGAGGGCTAAGAATGGGCAGCAGCCTGGGAGGAAATCTGGCTCCAGCACTAACCACAGGCCTTACCCACATAACAAGATGTCAGCAGGCGCAGCAGGTTCCGGGCCACATGGCGAGAGGCTACCGTGGGGCCAAGCTTGGCAGAAAGCCAGCGGACCATCTTACAGGCTGTATCTGTAGGGCAGAAGCAAGTCCTGAGCTCATCAGATAACTTGCTCAAcacccttcccaccccacctGCTACACCACACCCTGCCCAGCCAACTCTGGCTGCAGCTCTGCTAAGGAGCCTGTCTACACTGGGCTCATCCACTTAGCCATGGAGGAGGTTGACCTACTGGAAACTGGCTTCTCAGGCAGGACCTACAGGAAGGCCATCCTTTCAAAATGTTCCCAGGCTTGACCCTGGCTACCACCCCTCTGGCTTCTCTTCAGCAACCCTTTTTAGCCTTTCACTGCCTCTGATGCAAGCACGAGGGCCTTAGAGGGCCTTGCACACATGTTATTCCCTCTGTCTGGGACACTCTTCTCATTTCACACCTATTATTGCCGGTTCCCATTCCATTTACACCTCAACCAttgcttgcttttatttcttaattgtttttctgGTGCTGGAGGTAAAACACCCAGTgcctcacacatactaggcaaatgctctaccactaagctccAAACCCAGCCCAATGTGTCCCTTTTAAAGATGCCTTCTTTGGCTTCTGAAAGCTACATCTAAGCCCCACTTTCCACTCACACATAGCACTAACCAATTACACTGCACCAGACCATTTGACCTCGGATGTGAGCTCTGTTTGTGCTACACTGGACCGTGATGGACCCCTGCACAGCACAGGAAACCAATATCTTCCAGGCCCAGGGACTCACCAAGGAGGATCTTCTGTTCTTTGCCTTCTGTCTGCTCTGTCAAgggctcctcttcctcttctctgtctctcccatcaCCAGGAGCCACGACCGTTTCCATGGACAGCATTGTGTCAGACAGAGCGAGTTCAGATGTTCCTGTGACATCATccgtctcctcttcctcctccaggatCACacagccttcctcctcctcctcttcctcagagcCCTCACTTTGCTTCAAGTCCTGGCTACTGTCACCTGACTTCAGGCTGTTCTTGTCCACAGGGGCACCTCCATCATCCCCACCCCGCTCCTCACCCTGTGAGGTCTCGCTAGTGCTGCTCTTGTCACTCAGCTGGCCCAGACTCacggcctcagcctcctggggctGTGGAGATTCAGCCACATAAAGTCCAGATTGGAAATCCTCTGTGTCTGGCAAGTCAGCCTGGTCATGAAAGCTGACACCTGACCTGTAGTCTGGGAGTCCCAGTCCTGAGGAAGCAGCAGGCTCCCCGTCCATCTGAATCTCCTCCCCAAAGGCACATGAGCCAGGCCCAGGCCCTGGGAGCTCACTTTCCTCATCTTCAGTGGTTCCAACCAGGCCTTTGCTCTCTTCCTGGGAGGCCTCCACCCCAGCCAGTACCTGAAGGACATGGGGCAGCAGGTGAATGAGGAAAGCCTGCAAGCCCAACCGGACCACCAACTGGGCCACAAAACAGTCAGTGTACAGGTAGAAGCGGCCATGCAGCCGGCAAGGGCTCTCATAGGCACCGATGAGGGGCTTCAGGAGGTACTTATTGGTATTTTTGGGGCCCAGAGCCTTGGCAACGGGTTCAAATAGGTACCAGGCTGTATACACAGCTGTGTGTTCCTCAGACATGAGTGACAGCACGAAAGGCAACAGGATCTCCAAGCCCTCAGGAGTGATGTCATTTAGCACTGCACCCAGTTGCTGCCATAGAGCAAACACCAGTTCCCGTCCCTGGGCCTCATCCTCCACACGCCTCGCCTGATACAACAGAATGAACTTGTGCAGTGCTGGAAAGTATGGAGGGAAAGGGACCACAGAGCTGAAGGGGCTGAggagctgagctgggctgggtGGGGGCAAGCCCTGGGAAACGGGCCTGTACTCAAACAGTGGGTCCAGCTTGCCCTTCTTCACCACTGTGGGGCTTTTGGGTCCACTCAGCTGCAGAAGTGTGTCCAGCACAGGCTGCAAAGACACAGGAATGTCCTTGGAGTGGCGTGTGCAGAGACCCCGGACAGCCTCAAAGCGTACCCACAAAGGTGCATCGGGCTGCAGTGTCCGGACCCTGGTGGCAAACACCATCTCAGCCAACAGGACACCCAGCACCTGCATGTCTCGATGGAAGAGGTTCTGTAGGTGCACAGGTGGCTGGACCTGAGGCTGTTCGGGTACCTCCAGCTGGCTCCCTAGGCCTTTAGCTAGGAAGTTACCCATTTTCTCCAGCTCCTCCAAGGCCTGGATAGGACTGAAGCCCTCAGGAAGAGCAATCTTCCCCTCTTCGCCCTCCCCAGGGTCTGACCCACCAGCTTTGCTTCTGCGGCCTGGTCGAGAGCCTGAGGTTGCTGAAAAAGACAACAGGCTAGGTGAGGCTTGACTGGAGGAAGAGCCCAACTGGTCACCTGCTTTCCCAGGGAGGGAGATAGAATCCAGAGCTTCCGTAGCCTGCTCTAAGTCATCTTCCCCTGTCATGGGCCTGTCTCTAGTCCAGCCAGTCTCACACGGAGTGGCCTCTAAAACAAGCCTGCCCACCCCATTTATAAGTTGTCCTGGAATGTCCTCCTGGCCTGTGGCCTCCTGAATGGGCTGGACCAATAGCCGGGGGATGAGTGGGGGCTCAGGGGCCAGGGCAGGAGCCCCAGCTAGGCGCTGGGGATGTGGCTGATCAAAGAGCTGTACGACACCATAGCTGGTCAGGTGGGTGTGGGCATCCACCAGGTGCAAACATACGTTCTTCTCCTTCACAGCCTCTTTGCCCTGGAGTTTGTAGCCGAAGGTAAGGTCAATCCAATGGTGCAGGTCTTGGGACACCTCCCAGCTCTCCAGCAGCGCTCTATGGGCAGCCACAAACTCCTGGTTAGAACTGCACCAGGCTGGCACATCCAGGTCAGGCATGTCAGGGTGGATGGAGCGAAAGATAGAAGGATCCGTGTAGAATTCAGGGATGCACTCATCAGGTGTCCAGGTCTGCATCCGCTCCATAGTGGCAGGGTACTCATGGGGCTCCCACTGTGCTCGGACATGTCCACAGAGTACTGAGCGGGGTGTGCGCCGAGCCTTGTATACATAGTATGTGATGTCAGAGAGGACGTCAGAGATGTGATGAGGAACATGAGGTGGCTCCCCACCTCCTGCACCACCTGCTACAAATGCCTGCCGTGTCATCTCATAGGTGAAGTCCAATTGCTTATCTCCCTTGTTGAGTCGGAACTTGGATTTACGAAGGTCCCGGAAGCGCCCATAGGGCGTGGTAAAGTCTACCACCCAGGGCAGCACTGGGTGATAGTTGGGATCTCCCTGTCGTCGACCTGCCAACCGATTCAGCTGCATGAGGTAGTGGAAGTTGCTGATTCGGCCATGGACCCAGTCCAGCACAAGGCCCTTAAGTTCCTTCCGGCAGGTGGGACATGCGGgtctccctgcctcctctttttCAGATTTAACACCTGTCCTGTTTTTCTCTACAGAGACCTCCTGGTTCTCATCCTCAGAAGGCATCTCATAAGCACTCAGGTCCAGCCGAAGCTCACTGCAAAGCTTCTCGTCCACAGCAATGTGGTGCAAAGACAGGGCCCCACAGGCCAGCCCTTGGCGGTGACAGGCATCCATGGCCCTGAGGACCCGGAACAGAATAAAAAGCACCTTGGCTTGGCTGTTGGTCAGCTTGGCAGGGCTGAAGGTAACTACATCATGCAGGGAGAACTGTACATAAGGGTGTACCACATACAGCATTTCGGGTGACTCCAGAAGGGCCTCAGCTCGCAAAAGGCTGGGGCAGGTAGGGCTGCCCCGAGAGGGGCTGGGCCCATCTCTGACATTTGATGGACACTGGATGGATTCACCCACTGGCAGGAAGGTGCATCCATAGACCCTCTGTAGAGCCTGTCTTATAGAGTCTAGAGCAGGTACAGCTGAGGGGGCAGTGCTATGGCTATAGGGCTGCCCATAAGTACGGTATGCATGGCGCCACAGGTTCCGGTAATTCTGGGCAGCCACCTCCTGCATGAAACGCGTGAGTGTCTCGGGGTTACAGGACCCCTCGTCAAAGGGCAGGACTCCACCCAGCGGGTAGGACAGTCTCCGTTTCCTCAGCCCGTGCACCTCCACTCGCGTCCACCCCGGGGGCAGCCTCTGTACCGAACGTTGCAGTAGAGTCCTGACTTCCGCTTCACCCAGGCCCTCGGCCCGGGGACAGGGTCCCAGGCGGCGCTCGCGGAGACAAGCCAGCCAACGCGCGGGCACTAGGGCCACCACGTGCGTGCCCCCCGGTGCCGGAGCCAGCTGCCGGACATCGATGTTCAGGTCTCTCTCCACGCTCCGGAGAAGCTCCTCCATGTCAGGTCCTGGGGATGGAGACCAGCCCTCGGATCCTGCTGTAAGAACCACTTTCCGTCCTCTGCTCCCCTGGGCCATCTGGTCCTGGCCCCCTGGGGGCAACGCGAGGCTGAGCCTGGCCACGGCCCTCCTCGCAGTGGCTTCCGGGGTGCCAGGCCGGGAAGATTGGGATGGGCGAGGAGCGAGAGTTGGGGTGCAGGTAACTGGGCGAACCAGCTACAAAGGAGAGAAGGCCTGAGGCTCCTCTTACCCCTCTGCAGGGTCCTGCGTTCCGGGGCGCAGCGGGGCGTGGAGCGCAGAGCGCCAGAGCTGAGCGCCACCGTGACGGGTCAGCTGATGCGGGTCATGTGATCTCCCAGACACGGAAACAACCGCACGTGTCTCCAAAGGGCCCAGCGAGACC
Encoded here:
- the Wdr81 gene encoding WD repeat-containing protein 81 isoform X1; translation: MAQGSRGRKVVLTAGSEGWSPSPGPDMEELLRSVERDLNIDVRQLAPAPGGTHVVALVPARWLACLRERRLGPCPRAEGLGEAEVRTLLQRSVQRLPPGWTRVEVHGLRKRRLSYPLGGVLPFDEGSCNPETLTRFMQEVAAQNYRNLWRHAYRTYGQPYSHSTAPSAVPALDSIRQALQRVYGCTFLPVGESIQCPSNVRDGPSPSRGSPTCPSLLRAEALLESPEMLYVVHPYVQFSLHDVVTFSPAKLTNSQAKVLFILFRVLRAMDACHRQGLACGALSLHHIAVDEKLCSELRLDLSAYEMPSEDENQEVSVEKNRTGVKSEKEEAGRPACPTCRKELKGLVLDWVHGRISNFHYLMQLNRLAGRRQGDPNYHPVLPWVVDFTTPYGRFRDLRKSKFRLNKGDKQLDFTYEMTRQAFVAGGAGGGEPPHVPHHISDVLSDITYYVYKARRTPRSVLCGHVRAQWEPHEYPATMERMQTWTPDECIPEFYTDPSIFRSIHPDMPDLDVPAWCSSNQEFVAAHRALLESWEVSQDLHHWIDLTFGYKLQGKEAVKEKNVCLHLVDAHTHLTSYGVVQLFDQPHPQRLAGAPALAPEPPLIPRLLVQPIQEATGQEDIPGQLINGVGRLVLEATPCETGWTRDRPMTGEDDLEQATEALDSISLPGKAGDQLGSSSSQASPSLLSFSATSGSRPGRRSKAGGSDPGEGEEGKIALPEGFSPIQALEELEKMGNFLAKGLGSQLEVPEQPQVQPPVHLQNLFHRDMQVLGVLLAEMVFATRVRTLQPDAPLWVRFEAVRGLCTRHSKDIPVSLQPVLDTLLQLSGPKSPTVVKKGKLDPLFEYRPVSQGLPPPSPAQLLSPFSSVVPFPPYFPALHKFILLYQARRVEDEAQGRELVFALWQQLGAVLNDITPEGLEILLPFVLSLMSEEHTAVYTAWYLFEPVAKALGPKNTNKYLLKPLIGAYESPCRLHGRFYLYTDCFVAQLVVRLGLQAFLIHLLPHVLQVLAGVEASQEESKGLVGTTEDEESELPGPGPGSCAFGEEIQMDGEPAASSGLGLPDYRSGVSFHDQADLPDTEDFQSGLYVAESPQPQEAEAVSLGQLSDKSSTSETSQGEERGGDDGGAPVDKNSLKSGDSSQDLKQSEGSEEEEEEEGCVILEEEEETDDVTGTSELALSDTMLSMETVVAPGDGRDREEEEEPLTEQTEGKEQKILLDTACKMVRWLSAKLGPTVASRHVARNLLRLLTSCYVGPTRQQFTVSSDESPPLSAGNIYQKRPVLGDIVSGPVLSCLLHIAHLYGEPVLTYQYLPYISYLVAPGSNSSPSRLNSRKEAGLLAAVTLTQKIIVYLSDTTLMDILPRISHEVLLPVLSFLTSLVTGFPSGAQARTVLCVKTVSLIALICLRIGQEMVQQHLSEPVAAFFQVFSHLHELGQQDLQLDPKGCPEGQLPEATFSDGHRRPVDPTVLEELQKVFTLEMAYTIYVPFSCLLGIAHHVPLHSVGDIIQKIIPNHELVGELAGLYLESISPSARNPASMEPTVPSAGPDWDPQSGSCLQDDGHSGTFGSVLVGNRIQIPESQPESPGLLGPISGVGGGGLSSRSEDNALKRELPRSAHGLSGNWLAYWQYEIGVSQQDAHFHFHQIRLQSFLGHTGAVKCVAALSSEDFFLSGSKDRTVRLWPLYNYGDGTSETAPRLIYAQHRKSVFYVGQLEAPQYVVSCDGAVHVWDPFTGKTLRTVDPSDSRVPLTAVAVMPAPHTSITMASSDSTLRFVDCRKPGLQHEFRLGGGLNPGLVRSLAVSPSGRSVVAGFSSGFMVLLDTRTGLVLRGWPAHEGDILQIKAIEGSMLVSSSSDHSLTVWKELEQKPTHHYKSASDPIHTFDLYGSEVITGTVANKIGICSLLEPPSQATTKLSSENFRGTLTSLALLPTKRHLLLGSDNGIIRLLA